From Aedes albopictus strain Foshan chromosome 1, AalbF5, whole genome shotgun sequence, one genomic window encodes:
- the LOC134285611 gene encoding uncharacterized protein LOC134285611, whose translation MVEENLMAKLGITGSPAPLCLRWTANTCRTEKNSQIVSITISGEDKQQRYKLVGAQTVESLNLPRQSFHYDEAVKRFEYLKNLPLRSYENATPRILIGVDNLQLAVPLKVREGDRSGPVAAKTRLGWCVYGQQKEGDKGAYCFHVCECTPNEALHESVKRFFAVEEAGSSKPILSVEDQRAQQLLQSTTRRVGERYETGLLWRTDYVELPDSYPMAVSRMKCLERRMDKDPSLKLKILQKVQEYVDKGYAHVATEDEIASADPRRVWFLPLGAVTNPKKPSKVRIIWDAAAKVDGSSLNSHLLKGPDQLTALPSVLFRFRQFGIAVSADIQEMFHQIKIKSEDKHAQRFLFRFDTDQPPSQYVMDVTTFGATCSPASAQFVKNLNAKEHSHQYPRASQRIVDNHYVDDYLDSFEDEDEAKQITEEVRTVHRNGGFNLRNWNSNSGAVLEFLDEPAVTSDKNINLVNKEQTERVLGMLWATKSDELRFATQMSEEVNDLIGTSTRPTKRQVLRCVMTFFDPLGLLATFLIHGKVLIQELWRTGIDWDEKIGDDQFNRWRDWIRMIQFIDTIRTPRCYFDSATRQTYEDAQIHVFVDASPAAYCCVVYIRVTDQEGYGHCSLAAAKAKVAPLKPMSIPRLELQGCVLGSRMLKFVQENHSIAFTKRFLWTDSTTALSWINSDASNYRPFVAHRVVEIQDSTNSDEWKYVPSSCNPADEGTKWGKGPYFHSESQWFVGPQFLTYPEEHWPRTPSISVQEREELRKPVMNHVSVEPLIKFERFSKWEKLQRTVAYVLRFLHNLKPHQIKAVGEFHQQELQAAEAVIIRQEQWTSFPEEMATLTQRQKNSLQTISKASKLYQLVPALDEQGVMRQNGRIGAAKNVSYNMRYPVILPKNGVVTMLIVDKYHRAYKHANPETVVNEIRQNFEIPRLRSIVRRYGRHCQYCKLRKAIPSIPPMAPLPAARLAAYCRPFSYVGLDYFGPLLVKQGRANVKRWIALFTCLTVRAVHLEVVSSLTTSSCVSAVRRFIGRRGAPVEFYSDNGTNFQGAERLLRGQIERGLSSTFTSAQTKWLFIPPGAPHMGGAWERMVQSVKAAMGEAYGDGKLDEEGLWTLVVEAESMVNSRPLTYLPLDAEESEALTPNHFLLGSSSGIKEPSHDILDQPRDLQRTFLDIQDQLNSFWKRWLREYLPVIRRQPKWFDEAVREIKEGDLVLITEDGKRSGWTRGRVKSVIHGQDGKIRQAILRTANGYLRRPVTKIALLDVGRISAVLPDGKMHPAEDVTASLLHQCRKGEDQQRTIDDSRHRERYCYAVTDRCT comes from the coding sequence ATGGTCGAGGAGAACTTGATGGCCAAGTTGGGTATCACCGGGAGTCCAGCGCCACTCTGTCTACGGTGGACGGCCAACACATGTCGAACGGAGAAAAATTCTCAGATCGTGTCGATTACCATATCCGGCGAAGATAAGCAGCAAAGGTACAAACTAGTTGGAGCTCAAACGGTTGAATCTCTCAATTTGCCGCGGCAAAGCTTCCATTACGACGAGGCTGTTAAACGTTTCGAATATCTGAAGAATCTCCCGTTGAGAAGCTACGAGAATGCTACACCCAGGATTCTGATTGGAGTCGACAACCTACAGCTCGCCGTTCCCTTGAAAGTCCGCGAAGGAGATCGATCCGGCCCCGTTGCAGCAAAGACCAGACTTGGATGGTGTGTCTACGGCCAACAGAAGGAAGGAGATAAGGGTGCCTACTGTTTTCATGTCTGTGAATGCACCCCCAACGAGGCACTCCATGAGTCGGTGAAGCGGTTTTTTGCAGTAGAGGAAGCAGGATCTTCAAAACCCATCCTTTCGGTGGAAGACCAGCGAGCCCAGCAGCTTCTGCAGAGTACGACGCGAAGAGTTGGTGAACGATACGAGACAGGACTACTGTGGCGGACGGACTACGTGGAACTGCCGGACAGCTATCCCATGGCGGTCAGTAGGATGAAATGTTTGGAACGGCGTATGGACAAGGATCCGAGTCTGAaactgaaaattctccagaaggtGCAGGAGTATGTGGATAAGGGATACGCCCACGTAGCAACAGAAGACGAGATAGCCAGTGCTGACCCGAGGAGAGTCTGGTTTCTTCCATTGGGAGCTGTCACAAATCCCAAAAAACCGTCTAAAGTGCGCATCATCTGGGACGCAGCAGCAAAGGTCGATGGATCGTCGTTGAACAGTCATCTTTTGAAGGGACCAGACCAGCTTACTGCACTCCCCTCGGTACTTTTCCGCTTTCGACAGTTTGGCATAGCGGTAAGTGCCGACATACAAGAGATGTTTCATCAAATAAAGATAAAATCAGAAGATAAACATGCTCAAAGATTTCTTTTCCGGTTCGATACTGACCAACCTCCTTCGCAATACGTTATGGACGTAACTACTTTTGGAGCCACTTGTTCACCGGCCTCAGCGCAGTTCGTTAAGAACTTAAACGCCAAAGAACATTCCCATCAGTATCCTCGGGCATCCCAGCGTATAGTCGACAACCATTATGTCGATGACTACTTGGACAGTTTTGAAGATGAGGATGAAGCCAAGCAGATCACAGAGGAAGTTCGTACAGTCCATCGCAACGGCGGATTCAACCTGCGGAACTGGAATTCCAACAGTGGTGCTGTCCTGGAGTTTCTCGACGAGCCAGCAGTAACAAGTGACAAGAACATCAATTTAGTCAACAAGGAGCAAACTGAACGGGTTCTGGGGATGCTGTGGGCAACGAAATCCGACGAATTACGGTTCGCCACTCAAATGAGCGAGGAGGTCAACGATCTGATAGGAACCTCTACAcgccccacgaaacgtcaagttCTGCGCTGTGTAATGACGTTTTTTGATCCCCTAGGACTGCTCGCAACGTTCCTCATCCATGGAAAGGTATTAATACAGGAACTGTGGCGAACAGGGATCGACTGGGACGAGAAAATTGGAGACGACCAGTTCAATCGGTGGAGAGACTGGATACGCATGATCCAGTTTATAGATACGATCCGCACTCCGAGATGTTACTTTGATTCGGCAACGAGACAAACCTACGAGGACGCTCAGATACACGTTTTCGTTGACGCGAGTCCTGCTGCATACTGCTGCGTGGTATACATTCGTGTAACAGACCAAGAAGGGTACGGACATTGCTCGTTAGCAGCTGCAAAGGCAAAGGTGGCACCACTGAAGCCCATGTCTATACCTAGACTAGAACTGCAGGGATGTGTCCTCGGTTCAAGAATGCTGAAATTCGTTCAAGAAAACCACTCCATCGCCTTCACAAAACGATTTTTGTGGACGGATAGCACAACAGCTCTTTCGTGGATCAATTCGGATGCAAGCAATTATCGACCCTTTGTGGCTCATCGGGTGGTAGAGATCCAGGATTCTACAAACAGTGATGAATGGAAATACGTGCCGTCCTCATGCAACCCAGCTGACGAGGGGACCAAGTGGGGCAAGGGACCTTACTTTCACTCCGAGAGCCAATGGTTTGTTGGCCCCCAGTTTCTCACATACCCTGAAGAACACTGGCCGAGAACTCCTTCAATATCTGTTCAAGAGAGGGAAGAACTGCGCAAACCAGTGATGAACCATGTGTCCGTAGAACCCCTCATCAAATTCGAAAGGTTTTCAAAATGGGAGAAGCTTCAACGAACCGTGGCATACGTGTTGCGGTTTCTACACAACCTTAAGCCGCATCAAATTAAAGCAGTTGGAGAGTTTCACCAGCAGGAACTGCAAGCGGCAGAAGCAGTTATTATTCGACAAGAGCAGTGGACGTCGTTTCCGGAGGAAATGGCGACCCTTACCCAAAGGCAGAAGAATAGTCTACAAACGATTTCGAAGGCAAGCAAGCTGTATCAACTAGTACCGGCGTTGGATGAACAAGGAGTTATGCGCCAAAACGGGCGTATCGGAGCAGCTAAGAATGTGTCGTACAATATGCGGTATCCGGTGATCCTTCCAAAGAACGGTGTGGTCACTATGTTAATAGTTGACAAATACCACAGAGCCTACAAGCACGCGAATCCAGAAACGGTTGTCAACGAAATCCGCCAGAACTTCGAAATTCCAAGACTTCGATCGATCGTTCGACGATATGGACGCCATTGTCAGTACTGCAAACTTCGAAAAGCAATACCATCGATCCCTCCAATGGCTCCTCTACCAGCAGCGCGCCTTGCTGCTTATTGTCGACCGTTCAGCTACGTTGGACTGGACTATTTTGGCCCTCTGTTGGTCAAGCAGGGACGGGCAAACGTAAAACGATGGATAGCACTTTTTACTTGCCTTACCGTGCGTGCTGTCCATCTAGAGGTTGTAAGCAGCCTGACGACCTCATCCTGTGTTTCGGCGGTACGAAGATTCATCGGACGACGGGGAGCACCAGTAGAGTTCTATAGCGACAACGGGACGAACTTTCAAGGTGCGGAAAGGCTTCTACGGGGACAAATTGAGCGGGGATTGTCATCGACCTTTACTAGTGCACAAACGAAGTGGCTGTTCATTCCTCCAGGTGCACCGCACATGGGCGGCGCCTGGGAGAGAATGGTGCAGTCTGTGAAAGCTGCCATGGGTGAAGCTTACGGGGACGGGAAGCTTGACGAAGAAGGACTATGGACTCTGGTAGTTGAGGCTGAGAGCATGGTCAATTCCCGGCCGTTGACGTACCTGCCGCTCGACGCCGAAGAGTCGGAGGCATTAACTCCCAATCATTTTCTGCTTGGGAGCTCCAGTGGAATAAAAGAACCAAGCCATGACATACTTGATCAACCACGCGACCTTCAGAGGACGTTTCTCGATATTCAGGACCAACTGAACTCCTTCTGGAAGCGCTGGTTGCGCGAATACCTGCCAGTCATTCGAAGGCAACCGAAGTGGTTCGATGAAGCAGTTAGGGAGATCAAAGAGGGAGACTTGGTTCTGATCACCGAAGATGGGAAACGAAGCGGATGGACCCGAGGTCGGGTCAAAAGCGTTATTCACGGACAAGATGGGAAGATACGTCAAGCAATACTGCGCACTGCTAATGGATATTTGCGAAGACCAGTGACGAAGATAGCCTTGCTAGATGTTGGGAGAATTAGTGCAGTCTTACCCGATGGGAAGATGCACCCGGCGGAGGATGTTACCGCAAGTCTATTACACCAGTGCCGAAAGGGTGAAGACCAACAGCGGACAATAGATGACAGCCGTCATCGAGAGCGCTATTGTTACGCTGTCACCGATCGTTGTACATGA